In Hahella sp. KA22, one genomic interval encodes:
- a CDS encoding PilZ domain-containing protein translates to MPPKFGARSGILTLTIKDKAVLYAAYMPFVRNGGLFIPTSKNYQLGDEVFLLLNLMDEPEKIPVAGKVVWVTPKGAQGNRAAGIGVQFNSDDETAKNKIETYLAGALNSDRPTHTM, encoded by the coding sequence ATGCCTCCAAAATTTGGTGCTCGCAGTGGCATATTGACGTTAACCATAAAAGACAAAGCAGTGCTTTATGCTGCTTACATGCCTTTTGTTCGTAATGGTGGACTGTTTATTCCTACCTCAAAGAACTATCAATTGGGCGATGAAGTTTTTCTGTTGTTAAATCTGATGGATGAACCTGAAAAAATTCCAGTGGCGGGTAAAGTGGTTTGGGTGACGCCCAAGGGCGCTCAAGGAAACCGTGCAGCTGGTATAGGCGTACAGTTTAACAGCGATGATGAGACAGCGAAGAACAAGATCGAGACCTATCTTGCCGGAGCGTTGAACTCCGACCGTCCGACGCATACTATGTGA
- a CDS encoding TatD family hydrolase, translating into MLIDSHCHLDRIDLSQADGDLTVALNQARARGVSGFLCVDIDLDNFNDVYRIAQAYDDVWCSAGVHPLAKMSAGDLSTDHLTQLAMSGDKVVAVGECGLDYYYDQDSKANQQEMFEKQLSVACDIGKPVIVHTREAREDTLHLLRKYSAKGLQGVLHCFTESWDMARAALDLDFYISFSGIITFRNAEDLREVVKQTPIERLLVETDSPYLAPVPYRGKSNQPQWVVEVAQCVADLKGLSLDKTAQATTDNFHRLFKTQQSAEGS; encoded by the coding sequence ATGTTGATAGATTCCCATTGTCATTTGGATCGTATTGATCTGTCCCAGGCCGACGGCGATTTGACCGTCGCTTTGAACCAGGCGCGAGCGCGTGGTGTATCCGGTTTTCTCTGCGTCGATATCGACCTGGATAACTTCAATGACGTCTACCGTATCGCACAAGCATACGATGACGTCTGGTGTTCCGCTGGCGTGCACCCATTAGCCAAAATGAGCGCGGGAGATTTGAGTACTGATCACCTTACCCAGCTGGCGATGTCCGGCGATAAGGTGGTAGCTGTTGGCGAGTGCGGGCTGGATTACTACTACGATCAGGACAGCAAAGCCAACCAGCAGGAAATGTTTGAGAAGCAACTGAGCGTGGCGTGCGATATCGGCAAGCCGGTCATCGTGCATACCCGGGAGGCGCGAGAAGATACGCTTCACCTGTTGAGAAAGTACTCGGCTAAAGGGCTACAGGGCGTTTTACATTGCTTCACCGAAAGTTGGGATATGGCGAGAGCCGCGTTAGATCTGGATTTCTATATTTCGTTTTCCGGCATTATCACTTTCCGCAATGCGGAAGATCTGCGAGAGGTGGTCAAACAGACGCCGATAGAGCGTTTGCTGGTGGAGACGGATTCTCCTTATCTGGCCCCTGTTCCTTATCGAGGCAAAAGCAACCAGCCCCAGTGGGTGGTGGAAGTCGCGCAGTGTGTGGCGGACTTGAAAGGGTTGTCTTTGGACAAAACGGCGCAAGCGACCACCGACAACTTTCATCGCCTGTTCAAAACGCAACAGAGCGCTGAGGGTAGCTGA
- a CDS encoding alpha/beta hydrolase — MDELTLQLPHLKLAALRWGEGQPNKILALHGWLDNAASFSFLGPKLATAGYEVVAVDLPGHGYSQHRPPGASYHLLDYLHEVDQALIALGWSRPILLGHSLGAVISSLYAAAAQDRIARLILVEALGPVAAIPDDVPINLSKALAKTRTKSCQKKVYYTIEKLVEDRRRGFGGLSAEASRILVERNIQPVKDGWVWRTDARLRWPSYLRFSEEQVNAYLRAILTPTLLVAGDKGFISLDSEKNTRIDALAAARKETLRGGHHLHMDGDVDGLAQIIDDFLR, encoded by the coding sequence ATGGATGAACTGACCCTGCAACTTCCCCATCTTAAACTTGCGGCATTACGTTGGGGGGAAGGGCAGCCGAATAAAATTCTGGCGCTGCATGGGTGGCTGGATAACGCCGCGTCATTTTCCTTTCTGGGGCCTAAGTTAGCCACTGCTGGCTATGAGGTCGTCGCTGTGGATCTGCCAGGCCATGGCTACAGCCAGCATCGACCACCCGGGGCCAGTTACCATTTGCTGGATTATCTCCATGAGGTGGATCAGGCGCTTATCGCTCTTGGATGGAGTCGTCCTATTCTGTTAGGACACTCATTAGGCGCGGTGATCAGCTCGTTATATGCAGCGGCGGCCCAGGATCGCATTGCCCGATTGATATTGGTTGAGGCCTTGGGGCCGGTTGCTGCGATTCCCGATGACGTTCCCATTAACTTAAGTAAAGCCTTGGCCAAAACCCGCACCAAATCATGTCAGAAAAAGGTCTATTATACCATTGAGAAATTGGTGGAAGACCGGCGGCGCGGCTTTGGCGGGCTGTCGGCGGAAGCCTCCCGCATTCTGGTGGAGCGTAATATTCAGCCAGTGAAGGACGGCTGGGTATGGCGTACGGATGCGCGCTTGCGTTGGCCGTCATATTTGCGTTTCAGCGAAGAGCAGGTGAACGCTTATTTACGCGCCATTTTGACGCCAACTTTGCTTGTGGCGGGGGATAAGGGCTTTATTTCGCTCGATTCGGAGAAAAATACGCGGATTGACGCCTTGGCGGCGGCGAGAAAAGAAACTCTTCGTGGTGGCCACCACTTGCATATGGATGGAGATGTCGACGGTCTTGCGCAAATCATCGATGATTTTTTGCGTTGA